Part of the Litorilinea aerophila genome is shown below.
TCAAAGGGGCAGCGATCCAGAGGAGGAGACGTGGAAGCGGGGGGAGGCGTCCAGGGGTTTATCCAGGCGGTGGAGAGGCTGGCCGAAGAGGCACCGGCCGGCTGGCGCGGCACCGTCACTTTCATTCTGCAGATGGCTGACGCCTACGCCTACATCCGGCTGCGAGACCTGGCGCATCCCCTGCGTTTTCTACGGCAGATGGCGGGCCGGCCTCCGGTTCAATTCGGCACGGAGGGGTTCCGGCCTGAGCTGGTAGACGACCCGAACCCGGCCCGCCATTACACGGCGTTTGTCTTCGTGGGCTTCTGGCTGCCCTATCCCCTGGCCCTGGCCGTGCTCTGGCTGTGGGAAATCGCCGGCTTCTTCCGCTATCGAGGCCACTGGAGCTGGCCGGACCTGCGAAACGGCCGGCTGGGAATCCGCCATGGGCGGATGGTGCGTCTGGCCGGCCCATTCATTCTGCCCACCCTGATCGCCCGGGATCTGGCTACATCAGGGCCGGTGTAGCCCCAGCCTATTCCCTATCCACCGGGTCGTCTTCCGTGACACTGCGGGCCGCTTCATTGGCCAGCCGGTCGGCCCGTTCGTTCCACGCCTCGCCGGCATGCCCCTTGGTCCACTGCCACTCCACGCCACCGGCCGGTTCGTGGCGGGCCACCGCTGCCAACAGACGCTGCCAGAGGTCCTGGTTCTTGACCGGCTGCTTCGAGGCCGTGCGCCAGCCGTTGCGCTGCCAGGTGTGCACCCACTGGGTGATTCCCTGGCGGAGGTAGTTGCTGTCCGTCACCAGCACCACCGGGCAGGGACGGGTCAGGGCTTCCAGCCCCTCGATGGCCGCGCGCAGCTCCATGCGGTTGTTGGTCGTCTCCCGGAAACGGCCAGACAGCTCTTTGATGTGTTCGCCATAGCGGAGGATGGCCGCCCACCCTCCTGGCCCTGGGTTGCCGATGCAGCCGCCATCGGTGTAGATGATCACCCGGCGCGGGCCCGTCATCCGCTGCTCCTTTCCAGATGCCCTACTCCGGCAGCAGCCTTCACTGGCTCGTTCGGATCTCCACAAAGGTGGTGGCGCCGGCTTCCACGTCCAACTCCACCCGGATCGATTCCCCGTTGACCGTGCCGACCAGGTAGTAGTGGCCGGCGGGCACATCACCCATGGCCCCGTTCTCGCCCCACGCGGGGTCCGGGCCAATCTGCTCCGTGTCCAGGTAGGTCTCGATCTGGCGGGACCAGACCGCGACGCCGCCGGCGAAGCGGGTCAGGCTCAGCCTGGCGCCGGCCCAGGTGCGGCCATTGGCGGTCAACAGGCGCACGGCCACCACCCCGTTGCCCTCTTCTGGCTCCAGCCACAAATAGGGATTGACGTTGTGCTGGTAGGTGTTGGCACCCAGCCGCACCTCCACATGCAGGTGCGGCCCGATGGCGATGCCGGTCATGCCCACCAGCCCCACCACGTCATCCGGCTGGACATGCTGCCCTTCC
Proteins encoded:
- the rnhA gene encoding ribonuclease HI — protein: MTGPRRVIIYTDGGCIGNPGPGGWAAILRYGEHIKELSGRFRETTNNRMELRAAIEGLEALTRPCPVVLVTDSNYLRQGITQWVHTWQRNGWRTASKQPVKNQDLWQRLLAAVARHEPAGGVEWQWTKGHAGEAWNERADRLANEAARSVTEDDPVDRE